TTGGAGACAATAGAGTTGTATTCACACTGAGTAGGCCTCGGGGCTACATTGAATAAGTGATACACCAATCCTCAGCTATCCTTACCTTGTATTTAGCTTTTGATCATAATGCATTCGTTTTGTGGTCGTTTTTTGGAATGTAGAAACGTAGAACAGCGTGATACCATTCCCAGACACGTATTGGCGCTTCGACTTCGAAGTCCATGCGAGCCTCTTAGTGGTTTTAGCATCTCTCATAATGATACGCCGGCATATACTTCTTCCCCCCCCACCGGTTTGATAACGGGAGACCATCTGCTCCGTATATTGTCATTGGGAATATGATGCACTGAAAGGCTGACTCTTCAATCTGATATCCTGCGCTATGGCAAACGGTATCCTTCTAAGGAATTACGCTGCTTACGAACTCTCCTACAATAAGATAGAAGAAGCAAAATAACTATGGATATCGCCGCTGTCACATAAAATAGTGCGTGACGGTGCTACAGAAGTCTTTGTTCGCCCTGTCGTACAGATATGTGCCACGAGACTGAGATACCAATCGGATAACAAGATGAAAATATCCCCCTGCAGCGATCGACAGAGCACCTCAAGAAACATGTGCCGGATGCCCGCATTCCAGAGAGCTAAGACGGGTACACACATGAGGGGTGTCATTCAATATCCTATCCCTGGATTACTCGTGGAAGGGGAAGGGGGGATACGCTCATCGGTATGTGGCTACTCGATAATGTTCTTCAGGCTTTCTTCACCCCTCCCTCCCTACTTGTGACTAGGAAGGTTCTTTGCAGTTGCTTGTGATGATGGCCACTCGTTCACTTTTTTCGTGCATTTCTGTAGGCATCGCTGGGTTTCTGGCAGCTGGTGCTAATGGTGAAGATACTTTGGATTATGATGTGTTGGAATATATAAACCCGCTTATTGGAAGCACTGGAGGAGGTATTGTGTTTCTTTTATATACCATGGTGTACCCGACTAACTTATCTACCTCACTCCAGGTAATGTCTTCGCCGGCGCGTCAATGCCTTACGGCATGGCCAAAGCCGTTGCCGACACAGACTCCCCGACCAACCAGGGAGGATTTGCATACGATGGCAGCAACATCACCGGCTTCTCGGGCTTACATGATTCAGGCACTGGAGGATCCCCATCGCTCGGAAACTTCCCTCTATTCCCATACGTGAAGTGTGACGGTGACGACATCAATGGCTGCGTCTATCCCAAAAAAGACCGCAAGACCGGCTATGATCCAAATTCCGTGACTGCAAGTCCTGGATATTTTGGATTAACGATGAACTCGGGGATTATGGTAGACATGACAGCTTCTCACCATACATCCCTGTTCCGCTTCCGCTTCCCGAATGAGAGTGATGCATCGAGTCCGTTGATCTTGCTAGATTTGACAGATTTGTCGGATAGCAGACAGGATAACGGGACTATATCTGTTGATCCATCTACAGGCCGCATGATGGGCCATGCGCGATTTCTGCCAAGTTTTGGGAGTGGTTCTTATGTTCCTTACTTCTGCGCGGATTTTCAAAGCGAGGCAGGGTTACGGGATAATGGAATTTTCGTCAATTCACGCGCTAGCACGGaggtcaagaagctgaatatCTCTCGCAGCATAAATGGATATCCTCTTCCGGTATGTAACCTATCATTACTATACATATATTTATTAGCTCACTCCATTAGGGCGGCGCTTTCGTCAGATTCAACTACACATCCGACCAAACAATCCAAGCCCGCGTCGGAACCAGTTTCATCAGCAGCGAGCAAGCATGCAAAAATGCTGAGGCTGAGGTCCCGGATTTCAACTTCCCCGGAACACATTCAGTCGCTTTGGGCATGTGGACGGAGAAGATGGCTCCCATTAGGGTATCGAGGAAGGGAGTCAATTCGTCTCTTTTGACTAATTTTTACAGTGGTATTTACCGTACCATGATTAATCCGCAGGATTATACTGGTGAGAATCCGCTGTGGAATAGTACGGAGCCATATTTTGACTCGTTCTATTGGTATGCATGTCCTCTGGCCTTTCTGTGTTATGACTGACATAACAGTCTGTGGGACTCATTCCGCTCTCAACTACCCTTTTTGACAATCCTCGATCCCAAATCCGTAGCTCGCATGATACGCTCCTTAATCGACACCCAAAAAAATCTGGGCTGGCTCCCAGACTGCCGCATGTCCCTTTGCAAAGGTACACCTACCCTCCCCCATAAACTCCCCAACTAACAAAACAGGCTACACCCAAGGCGGTTCCAACGCCGACATCGTCCTCGCAGACGCCTACATCAAAAACCTAACCGACGGTATCGACTGGTCCGCCGGCTACGCTGCCGTCAAAAAAGACGCCGAAGAAGAGCCCTTCGACTGGTCCGCCGAAGGCCGCGGCGGGCTCGACAGCTGGAAATCCCTACACTACATCCCCGTCGAGGACTTTGACTATGTCGGCTTCGGGCCGATGACGAGGAGTGTTTCGAGGACGTTGGAGTATGCGTATAACGATTTTGCCATTGCGCAGATTGCGCGCGGGCTGGGGGAGATTGGGGATGCGGAGGTATACGAGGAGAGGGCTGGGTATTGGACGAATTTGTTCCGGGAGGATCAGGCGTCGGTTGTTGGGGGTGAGGATACAGGGTTCCGGGGTTTTTTCCAACCTAGGTATTTGAATGGGTCCTGGGGATATCAGGTGAGTATCTCATACAGCACATATGAAAAGTCCTCAAGGTTCTAATGGGTCACAGGATCCCATCACCTGTTCAAGCATCGACACCAGCGGCCGCGCATGCTCCCTCCAAAACAACGCCGCAGAGACCTTCGAAGACAGTATCTGGGAATACCAATTCTTCGTCCCCCACCAAATGCAAACCCTAATAAGCCACCTTGGCGGCCCAACCCCCTTTACAACCCGCCTCGACTACCTCCACAACAACCGCATCACCTACATCGGCAACGAACCCTCCTTCCTAACAGTCTTCCAATACCACTACGCCGGCCGCCCTGCAAAATCAACCCTCCGCGCACACACATACATCCCCTCATCATTCTCTCCCACACCAAACGGCCTACCCGGTAATGATGACAGCGGCGCAATGGGCTCGTTTGTcgcgatggcgatgatgggCCTTTTTCCGAATCCGGGACAGGATGTTTATTTGATTTCTGCGCCGTTTTTCGAGGAAGTAAGTATTACTTCTCCGCTGACGGGGAAGACAGCGAGGGTGAAAACGGTGGGCTTTGATGCGGGGTATGAGAGGGTGTTCGTGCAGGAGGCGTTTTTGGACGGGGAGCGGTATGGCAGGAATTGGGTGGGGCATGACTTTTTCACGCAGGGGCGGGAGTTGGTGCTTGTTCTGGGGGAGAGTGAGAGTGGGTGGGGGACTGGAGAGGGGGATGTGCCGCCTTCGTTGGGGTAGTTTATACCACGTACTGGTGTTAGAATGTTAGGGCAAGAGGGCAGATGAACATCATTTATTCATGTTCTAGGTTATGTTGAATACACACCCGAAATCACACTAGACAACGCTTTTACAAACGAAAAGGGTTGAAACCACGCCAAACATTATATACACataacaaaaagaaaaggaaactaAGCCCTAacccagcagcaacaacagcctATGGCCGATAAAACTTCGTCTCAACCCACGGCATCCCCACAACCGTAGCCTTGCGCACCTTATTCCTAACCAACACACCAACCTCCGTCCCCTTCTTATTCATCCCCTGTTTCACATACCCCATCGCAATGTTCGTCCCACCCAGCGACGGACTCGGCAACCCAGACGTAATAACACCAATCTGCGTGCGCGACTCATCATTCAAATCAACGATAATCGCGCCCTCGCGCGCAGGAGAGCCCTTCTCCACGGTGAACCCGACACGCCGCTGAGAGAGGGTCTTCGCGGGAGATGCGATTTGCGGGAGGATCACGGAGGACCCGTTGAAGTTGGTGTTGCCGGTGGCAGGGTCGCGGCGGTCTTTGCTGACGACCCAGCCGAGCGAGGCGGCGGGAGGTGTTTGTGCGGTGGTGATGTCGGAACCGTACAGGCACATTCCGGCTTCGAGACGGAGGGAGTCGCGGGCTGCGAGACCGGCGAGACGGACTTGGTCTGGgttgacgaggaggaggtcGACAACTTGTTGGGGGAGGGTGGGGGTGGTGGTTGGGATGGAGATTTCGAAGCCGTCCTCGCCGGTGTAGCCGGTGCGGGAGATGAGGAGGGGCTCTGCGGTGCGCGAGCCGTCGGGGAGGGTGAGGTAGAGGGTGCGGGAGTTGCCAAAGCCCAGGGTGGTCAGGTCGGCTTCAGGGCCGGAGCCGTGGATAAGGGGCTGGAGCACGGAAGCAGCCAAGGGCCCCTGGAGAGCAATAAGGGCGTTGTTGATGATCTCCCACTTGATGCTGTCAGCGCCGTTGGTGCTGCGGTAGGCGTCGATCTCCGTCTGCAAGAAGGCGAGATCCTCTTGACGACGGCCGGCATTGGTGACGAAGTAAAAGCTGTCTTCGCCCTGGCGGGTAATCACGCAGTCATCAATGATACCACCAGTTCCATCCTCCAAGAGACAAGACAGAGTAGACTGGTTGGCGTGGAGCTTATCAAGCGACGAGGGAGTCACTTTCATCAAAAGATCCATAGCCCCGGGTCCGCTCAGACGGTGCTGAACCCTGCTCAAGTCAGCACTATCCTTTCCACAAGTTATGCACGGGGAACATACATATGGCTCACATCAAACAAACTCGCCTTCTCCCTCGTCCAGTTATGACTCTCAAGATGGCTCAGATCCGAGTACTGCAAGGGCATCGAGAACCCCGCAAAAGGAACCATCCGCGCACCGCGCGCAACATGCAAATCATACAGCTGCGTCTTCCCCGCTGCCTCCGATGATGCAAAGCGCACCTGCAACTGAGGGAGCGCAGGTCCGAAACTAACTACCGGGCGTCTAGTGGCGGCGGAGCGGAGGCGGAAGGCTTGTCGCGAGCCATTGGAGACGACAGGAGCGGATTGCGAGGTCAGAGACCTTATACCCAGAAGGCTGATGCCTCTTCGCAACGGCTGGAGGGTCGACATTATGGACTGATGTGTGGTATAGAGAGGAATTGTAAGAAAATGGGAAGTCGCACCGGAGGACGAGAGAAAACAGTCGGCGAGATAACGGAAAAGTCACGTGGAGATATGACATCCCCGCGGGATGACGCAATGTCCGACAACGGCATCAAGAGAATCGGAATAGGTTAAGCTTATCTACATTTTACTCGGCTGGGAAATCAACCTACCCCAAAGATAGGTCATGACTCTTCCCGCGGTGAATCACTAACTTTTGCAGTATTAGATAGACGCGAAGAAGAAATTCCCACCAACAATTACCCAGCATTATCAATCTAGAACACCTTCACGCCATTACGACGGCCTGTCTCGAACGTAGATCCCTTGAAAGAAAATGATCAAACAATTACAGAGAACAGACTAGTTTAGACACCATTGCTGGCGCAGGAGAAGGGGCTTCCCACGGTTCCAGCCCGATAATTGAGAATGACACTCATAACGGAGGCCTGCAGTTATTAGTTACTGGTCAAGAGACGGAAAAGGAGAGTCAGGGACTTACGTAGGTTCCTGGACCTAAGAAGAAAAGACCCACGCCAATGAGTCCAACATTCAGAAGGAAGCCCAGCCAGCCGCGGATGCCACGCTTCTTATAGAAGCCCGGTCCATAGTCTTCCCGTCTCATCCGGAGATAAGCCGTACCCCAAAAGATGAATCCAAAGAAAGAATCGAACAGGGAGCTCATAATGGAGAGCAAGTCGTTGAAGAAGGGAATGACCGAGGCAATGATGAAGGCCAGGACCCAGAGCACTGCGAGAATGGCACCCCAGGAGACCCATCCGACTACCGTATGGTTACCCTTGTGACGGGTGTTTTCAAAGATACGGAAGAAGATAAACCGAGCAGAAACGGAGGCGTAGAGAACGCCAAGGAAAACCAAGGTCGGGACCATGAACGAGAATGACACTTTCTTGTACACCTCGTCGCTAATTGATCCAAAGGCAGGCGTTGTCATGTACTGATTGCCGGTGTAGACGTAGATGACAGCGCCAACCACACTGAAAACAATGATTTCTGCGACAGTCACAGCTGTCACGGACTTCCAGAAGTCCTTGGGCTCCTTCATTTCGGCAATGAAACTGGGAAGCGTGATCTGGCCGATGAATGTGTAGCTGATGTTTAAGAACGCATTAACGGCGGATACAAAGGTCGTTCCTGCGACGGGGAGAGCCGTATAGATCGGATCGCCCTTGGCGGGAGTGTAGCCTGCCGGATGCGATTCGATGCCGGCGAAGATCATGGCCAGCAGGACTGAGATGAACGTGAAAAGCGCAGAGAACGTGGCGACCTTGGATAGGGCGTCGAACGTTCGTGGAAGCGAACAGATCCACGAAACGATACCGGTAACCACGGAGAAGACAATAGTGCAAGTGCCATGGTTGCTTATGGTGTTGAGCCACTCCGCGCCGATCAAGATGTGCACACCCTGCAATTGATGTTAGATATGGATCGCAACTGAAATAGGGGCAAATACAGTACCTGAATAAAGGTATTGTTCAACAAAAACATCACTGCAGTCAAGTACCAGACAATCCTAGAGTCCCAAAACAAGTACTGGCCAATGTCGCACACGTCCCGAACTTCGGGATGTCGCAAACAGAACCGCCTGCGGGAGTCAGCTCATTCTAGAATACCCCAATGCGCGCTGTCAAACATAAAACATAAACGTACCAAATAATCAACGACGTATAAAGCACGACCGCCGCAATGAATACCGTCAGAATCAACCCCGGCACCAGTCCCAAAATGGAA
This Aspergillus chevalieri M1 DNA, chromosome 3, nearly complete sequence DNA region includes the following protein-coding sequences:
- a CDS encoding glycoside hydrolase family 92 protein (CAZy:GH92;~COG:G;~EggNog:ENOG410PM7C;~InterPro:IPR041371,IPR014718,IPR012939,IPR008928, IPR005887;~PFAM:PF17678,PF07971;~SECRETED:SignalP(1-24);~go_function: GO:0030246 - carbohydrate binding [Evidence IEA];~go_process: GO:0005975 - carbohydrate metabolic process [Evidence IEA]), giving the protein MATRSLFSCISVGIAGFLAAGANGEDTLDYDVLEYINPLIGSTGGGNVFAGASMPYGMAKAVADTDSPTNQGGFAYDGSNITGFSGLHDSGTGGSPSLGNFPLFPYVKCDGDDINGCVYPKKDRKTGYDPNSVTASPGYFGLTMNSGIMVDMTASHHTSLFRFRFPNESDASSPLILLDLTDLSDSRQDNGTISVDPSTGRMMGHARFLPSFGSGSYVPYFCADFQSEAGLRDNGIFVNSRASTEVKKLNISRSINGYPLPGGAFVRFNYTSDQTIQARVGTSFISSEQACKNAEAEVPDFNFPGTHSVALGMWTEKMAPIRVSRKGVNSSLLTNFYSGIYRTMINPQDYTGENPLWNSTEPYFDSFYCLWDSFRSQLPFLTILDPKSVARMIRSLIDTQKNLGWLPDCRMSLCKGYTQGGSNADIVLADAYIKNLTDGIDWSAGYAAVKKDAEEEPFDWSAEGRGGLDSWKSLHYIPVEDFDYVGFGPMTRSVSRTLEYAYNDFAIAQIARGLGEIGDAEVYEERAGYWTNLFREDQASVVGGEDTGFRGFFQPRYLNGSWGYQDPITCSSIDTSGRACSLQNNAAETFEDSIWEYQFFVPHQMQTLISHLGGPTPFTTRLDYLHNNRITYIGNEPSFLTVFQYHYAGRPAKSTLRAHTYIPSSFSPTPNGLPGNDDSGAMGSFVAMAMMGLFPNPGQDVYLISAPFFEEVSITSPLTGKTARVKTVGFDAGYERVFVQEAFLDGERYGRNWVGHDFFTQGRELVLVLGESESGWGTGEGDVPPSLG
- the GCV1 gene encoding glycine decarboxylase subunit T (BUSCO:EOG09263J6Z;~COG:E;~EggNog:ENOG410PFBY;~InterPro:IPR006222,IPR006223,IPR029043,IPR013977, IPR028896,IPR027266;~PFAM:PF08669,PF01571;~go_function: GO:0004047 - aminomethyltransferase activity [Evidence IEA];~go_function: GO:0005515 - protein binding [Evidence IEA];~go_process: GO:0006546 - glycine catabolic process [Evidence IEA]); its protein translation is MSTLQPLRRGISLLGIRSLTSQSAPVVSNGSRQAFRLRSAATRRPVVSFGPALPQLQVRFASSEAAGKTQLYDLHVARGARMVPFAGFSMPLQYSDLSHLESHNWTREKASLFDVSHMVQHRLSGPGAMDLLMKVTPSSLDKLHANQSTLSCLLEDGTGGIIDDCVITRQGEDSFYFVTNAGRRQEDLAFLQTEIDAYRSTNGADSIKWEIINNALIALQGPLAASVLQPLIHGSGPEADLTTLGFGNSRTLYLTLPDGSRTAEPLLISRTGYTGEDGFEISIPTTTPTLPQQVVDLLLVNPDQVRLAGLAARDSLRLEAGMCLYGSDITTAQTPPAASLGWVVSKDRRDPATGNTNFNGSSVILPQIASPAKTLSQRRVGFTVEKGSPAREGAIIVDLNDESRTQIGVITSGLPSPSLGGTNIAMGYVKQGMNKKGTEVGVLVRNKVRKATVVGMPWVETKFYRP
- a CDS encoding putative neutral amino acid permease (COG:E;~EggNog:ENOG410PHGP;~InterPro:IPR013057;~PFAM:PF01490;~TransMembrane:11 (i90-112o118-140i161-186o192-213i225-246o266-287i308-331o351-371i392-416o422-444i464-482o)); the protein is MAAYDHDQDHDKSKMPTVSPQDDRQSSSLSDKLENDHDHDPAKLKDYDPANAEHRVGGGHSDTEEEIVRQIELESENAIKYRTCSWQKTAALLFSEYICLAIMSFPWSYSILGLVPGLILTVFIAAVVLYTSLIIWRFCLRHPEVRDVCDIGQYLFWDSRIVWYLTAVMFLLNNTFIQGVHILIGAEWLNTISNHGTCTIVFSVVTGIVSWICSLPRTFDALSKVATFSALFTFISVLLAMIFAGIESHPAGYTPAKGDPIYTALPVAGTTFVSAVNAFLNISYTFIGQITLPSFIAEMKEPKDFWKSVTAVTVAEIIVFSVVGAVIYVYTGNQYMTTPAFGSISDEVYKKVSFSFMVPTLVFLGVLYASVSARFIFFRIFENTRHKGNHTVVGWVSWGAILAVLWVLAFIIASVIPFFNDLLSIMSSLFDSFFGFIFWGTAYLRMRREDYGPGFYKKRGIRGWLGFLLNVGLIGVGLFFLGPGTYASVMSVILNYRAGTVGSPFSCASNGV